A genomic stretch from Leptolyngbyaceae cyanobacterium includes:
- the cofH gene encoding 7,8-didemethyl-8-hydroxy-5-deazariboflavin synthase subunit CofH, which produces MESNAIVNTVDAILNRATSGQDISPEEGILLLKQTEPAVIAAIRETASQLRHQQAGDTVTYVINRNINFTNICEQHCNFCAFRRDEGEQGAFWLDITQIIEKTKDAVQRNATEICMQGGLNPKAKINGSSLAYYLQIVKTIKNEFPQIHLHAFSPQEVQFIAREDNLTYLQVLSALRDAGVDSLPGTAAEVLDDRVRRILCPEKINTATWLEIVTTAHRIGLPTTSTMLSGHIETPEQQMRHLDLLRNLQQTALDNGYQARITEFILLPFVGQEAPKPLRSRVGRDQPILADALLLTAVARIFLGNAIVNHQPSWVKLGLDGATQALTWGCNDIGGTLMEEHITTMAGAKGGTCMEVETLCNAISSLGRPYQQRDTLYNRIQPLVISH; this is translated from the coding sequence ATGGAATCAAACGCGATCGTCAACACTGTTGATGCTATTCTTAACCGTGCCACTTCTGGTCAAGACATCTCACCAGAAGAAGGAATTCTACTATTAAAACAGACAGAGCCAGCTGTCATCGCAGCCATTCGAGAAACCGCCTCCCAACTTCGCCATCAGCAAGCTGGCGATACCGTTACCTACGTCATCAACCGCAACATCAATTTCACCAACATTTGCGAACAGCACTGTAATTTCTGCGCTTTTCGCCGCGATGAAGGAGAACAAGGCGCATTTTGGTTAGATATAACCCAAATTATTGAAAAAACCAAAGATGCCGTCCAACGAAACGCCACGGAAATTTGTATGCAGGGAGGACTCAATCCCAAAGCCAAAATTAACGGTTCTTCCCTAGCTTATTACCTGCAAATAGTCAAAACCATCAAAAACGAATTTCCCCAAATCCACCTCCACGCCTTTTCACCCCAAGAAGTGCAATTTATTGCCAGAGAAGATAACTTAACTTATTTGCAAGTGCTTAGTGCATTGCGGGATGCGGGAGTAGATTCATTACCAGGAACTGCCGCCGAAGTGTTAGACGATCGAGTACGGCGCATTCTTTGTCCGGAAAAAATCAATACCGCTACTTGGCTAGAAATTGTTACAACTGCTCACCGGATTGGATTACCTACCACTAGTACAATGCTTTCCGGTCATATTGAGACGCCCGAACAGCAAATGCGGCATCTAGATTTATTGCGAAATCTCCAACAAACCGCTCTAGACAACGGATACCAGGCTCGGATTACCGAATTTATCTTATTGCCTTTTGTCGGACAAGAAGCCCCCAAACCCCTGCGTAGCCGAGTAGGAAGGGATCAACCGATATTAGCAGATGCCTTGTTACTAACAGCCGTAGCGCGGATTTTTCTGGGCAATGCGATCGTCAACCATCAGCCAAGTTGGGTTAAACTCGGTCTGGACGGTGCAACTCAAGCTCTTACTTGGGGTTGTAATGACATTGGTGGCACTCTCATGGAAGAGCATATTACAACAATGGCTGGAGCTAAAGGCGGTACTTGTATGGAAGTAGAAACTTTGTGCAATGCCATCTCTTCTCTAGGGCGTCCTTACCAACAAAGAGATACCCTATATAACCGAATTCAGCCATTAGTTATTAGTCATTAG